A stretch of Dehalococcoidia bacterium DNA encodes these proteins:
- a CDS encoding site-2 protease family protein yields the protein MNGNIPLLRVLGIPIQVNVSWFITLAFVTSILALQIYPEIIPEGSRYRDDKAVHWAMALASGVVFFASILVHELAHSVVARKQGIPVRGITLFIFGGVAQITSEAKRPLHEFLMAIVGPLTSIALGGLFFVAWWLLGSAEDRPVPLVLEWLFFMNVIVGIFNLAPGFPMDGGRVVRSLLWGISGNFYGATRWATLLGRGLGYGLMALGTVALLRAFDFMDPWSGVWFLVLGIFLEGSARQSWVQAQALDTLARYRAEDLMTRDLETVDRRASLAMLRDRGGRRRRFMLFVANEDDQVLGVVTEKELHAIPPERRGLSTAEETMVRAELAPTASPSDDAAKLLQRMEAEEVWHLPVVLEDRVVGVVSKESLLRIIASRVVNRPRFAGQP from the coding sequence TTGAACGGCAACATACCTCTCTTGCGGGTCCTTGGCATCCCGATCCAGGTCAACGTTTCCTGGTTTATAACCCTGGCGTTCGTGACGAGCATCCTGGCGCTCCAGATCTACCCCGAGATCATTCCGGAGGGCTCCCGTTACAGGGACGACAAGGCGGTCCACTGGGCCATGGCCCTCGCCAGCGGTGTCGTCTTCTTCGCCTCCATCCTGGTGCACGAGCTAGCCCACAGTGTGGTCGCGCGGAAGCAGGGCATTCCCGTCCGTGGTATCACGCTGTTCATTTTCGGCGGTGTGGCCCAAATCACCTCCGAGGCAAAGCGGCCCCTGCACGAGTTTCTGATGGCGATTGTCGGCCCGCTCACGAGCATCGCCCTCGGCGGGCTGTTCTTCGTCGCCTGGTGGCTCCTCGGCTCTGCCGAGGACCGTCCCGTCCCGCTGGTCCTGGAGTGGCTCTTCTTCATGAACGTGATCGTCGGCATCTTCAACCTGGCGCCGGGCTTCCCGATGGACGGCGGCCGGGTGGTGCGCTCCCTGCTCTGGGGTATCAGCGGTAACTTCTACGGCGCGACGCGCTGGGCTACGCTCCTCGGCCGAGGTCTGGGTTACGGGCTGATGGCGCTGGGTACGGTGGCCCTGCTGCGGGCGTTCGACTTCATGGACCCCTGGAGCGGCGTCTGGTTCCTCGTGCTGGGCATCTTCCTCGAGGGCTCGGCCCGCCAGAGTTGGGTGCAGGCCCAGGCGCTCGACACGCTGGCCCGCTACCGCGCCGAGGACCTCATGACCCGCGACCTGGAGACCGTAGACCGGCGCGCCAGCCTCGCGATGCTCCGGGACAGGGGCGGACGCCGCCGCCGCTTCATGCTCTTCGTGGCCAATGAGGACGACCAGGTGCTGGGCGTGGTCACGGAAAAGGAACTACACGCCATCCCTCCCGAACGGCGCGGCCTCTCGACCGCCGAGGAGACGATGGTGCGGGCCGAACTGGCCCCTACCGCCTCGCCGTCCGACGACGCCGCGAAGCTCCTGCAGAGAATGGAGGCCGAGGAGGTCTGGCACCTGCCCGTCGTCCTCGAGGACCGCGTCGTCGGCGTCGTAAGCAAGGAATCGCTGCTGCGGATCATTGCCAGCCGCGTGGTCAACCGCCCCCGCTTCGCGGGCCAGCCCTGA
- a CDS encoding heavy metal translocating P-type ATPase gives MATETENKTRILTIGVGGMTCASCVARVERALKKVPGVAEATVNLASEKATVAFEPDVPVDALLAAIEGAGYEPRREGVVFEVRGMTSPADAKAIELLLREQTGVTGASVNFSTARAAVSFLPGAIDIRDLKAAAAAAGYELREQTDEIEDRQAAEQARHQAELRRKWILSGVSGALLMAAGSEWGMEFLRDYFTVQEVLYGFFLLALPVQVWAGWQFYELTWRNLKHRTTDMNTLIALGTSAAFVYSAIVTFWPSLFASAHRAHDHVLGDRPPVYYEAAVIIIALILFGRWLEAKAKSSTAGAIKRLLGLRARTARVVREGREIDVPVDEVEVGDIVVVRPGEKVPVDGVVIEGRSSVDESMLTGESIPVEKRQGDRVFGATINKLGVFRMEATRVGKQTALAQIIRLVEEAQGSKAPVQRLADAVASVFVPAVLVIAALTFLLWSLVGPEGAVIYATLNAVAVLIIACPCALGLATPTAIMVGTGKGAESGVLIRSGAALEMAHRIQTVVLDKTGTITEGSPRVTDIVVADGWTEAEALRLAAAVERGSEHPLAEAIMNASRERSIEVPDAEDFEALSGRGIRAAVEGVQVLFGNLRLMQEMGIQVPATLAARGEDLTRAARTTMYLAVGGEVAAVIAVADTVKHGAAEAVAALHALGIRVVLLTGDNRATAEAVARQVGIDEVIAEVLPDQKVEKVRELQAGGRIVAMVGDGINDAPALAQADVGIAIGTGADVAMEASDITLMRGDPRGISTAIALSKATMRTIRQNLFWAFFYNVALIPVAAGILYPLFSDGGVPEGLGWIFGEYGFLNPMLAGAAMAFSSVSVMLNSLRLRGFRPPEPRLAPSVTQATRQSTGLAT, from the coding sequence ATGGCAACCGAAACTGAGAACAAGACCCGGATACTGACCATCGGCGTTGGCGGCATGACCTGCGCCTCTTGCGTTGCGCGCGTCGAGCGCGCCCTGAAGAAGGTCCCGGGCGTCGCCGAGGCGACCGTGAATCTCGCTTCCGAGAAGGCGACGGTCGCCTTCGAGCCGGACGTCCCAGTCGACGCGCTGCTCGCCGCAATCGAAGGCGCCGGCTACGAGCCGCGCCGCGAGGGCGTGGTCTTCGAGGTGCGCGGCATGACATCGCCGGCGGACGCGAAGGCCATCGAGTTGCTCCTGCGCGAACAGACGGGCGTGACCGGCGCAAGCGTCAACTTTTCGACCGCCCGCGCCGCCGTCTCCTTCCTCCCCGGCGCCATCGACATCCGCGACCTCAAGGCTGCAGCCGCGGCCGCGGGCTACGAGCTGCGGGAGCAGACCGACGAAATCGAGGACCGGCAGGCGGCAGAACAGGCGCGCCACCAGGCAGAGCTGCGCCGCAAGTGGATACTCTCCGGCGTCTCGGGCGCACTGCTCATGGCCGCCGGCTCAGAGTGGGGCATGGAATTCCTGCGGGACTACTTCACGGTCCAGGAAGTCCTCTACGGCTTCTTCCTGCTCGCCTTGCCGGTTCAGGTCTGGGCTGGCTGGCAGTTCTACGAACTGACTTGGCGGAACCTGAAGCACCGCACGACCGACATGAACACCCTGATCGCCCTGGGCACTAGCGCGGCCTTCGTGTATAGCGCGATCGTCACCTTCTGGCCGTCGCTCTTCGCGAGCGCGCACCGGGCACACGACCACGTCCTGGGCGACAGGCCGCCGGTCTATTACGAGGCGGCTGTCATCATCATCGCCCTGATCCTCTTCGGCCGCTGGCTGGAGGCGAAGGCGAAGAGCAGCACCGCCGGCGCCATCAAGCGCCTCCTGGGCCTGCGCGCCCGCACTGCGCGCGTTGTCCGCGAGGGCCGGGAGATCGACGTGCCGGTCGACGAGGTCGAGGTCGGCGATATCGTCGTCGTCCGGCCCGGCGAGAAGGTGCCCGTCGATGGTGTCGTCATCGAGGGCAGGTCGTCGGTGGACGAGTCGATGCTTACGGGAGAGAGCATCCCGGTCGAGAAACGCCAGGGGGACCGCGTCTTCGGCGCGACGATCAACAAGCTCGGCGTCTTCCGCATGGAGGCGACTCGCGTCGGCAAGCAGACGGCCCTGGCGCAGATCATCCGTCTGGTCGAAGAGGCCCAGGGCTCGAAGGCACCGGTGCAGCGCCTTGCGGACGCGGTGGCGTCGGTTTTCGTGCCGGCGGTGCTGGTGATCGCCGCCCTCACGTTCTTGCTCTGGTCCCTCGTGGGGCCGGAGGGAGCCGTCATCTATGCGACCCTGAATGCCGTGGCGGTGCTCATCATCGCCTGCCCTTGCGCCCTCGGGCTGGCTACGCCTACGGCGATCATGGTCGGGACAGGCAAGGGGGCCGAGAGCGGGGTCTTGATCCGAAGCGGCGCCGCGCTGGAAATGGCCCACAGGATCCAGACCGTGGTCCTCGACAAGACCGGCACCATCACGGAAGGCTCGCCCCGGGTCACCGACATTGTCGTCGCGGATGGCTGGACGGAGGCCGAGGCGCTGCGCCTCGCCGCGGCCGTCGAGCGCGGCTCGGAGCACCCGCTCGCCGAGGCGATCATGAACGCCTCGCGCGAGCGCAGCATCGAGGTGCCGGACGCCGAGGACTTCGAGGCCCTGTCCGGCCGGGGCATTCGCGCCGCCGTCGAGGGCGTGCAGGTGCTCTTCGGCAACCTGCGCCTCATGCAGGAGATGGGAATCCAGGTGCCTGCCACTCTAGCCGCGCGGGGTGAAGACCTGACGCGCGCCGCGCGGACGACCATGTACCTGGCGGTCGGGGGCGAGGTAGCGGCCGTGATCGCTGTCGCCGATACGGTGAAGCACGGAGCCGCCGAAGCAGTGGCAGCACTGCATGCGCTCGGCATACGTGTCGTCCTCCTTACGGGCGACAACCGGGCCACGGCCGAGGCGGTGGCCCGGCAGGTGGGCATCGACGAGGTCATCGCCGAGGTGCTGCCTGACCAGAAGGTCGAGAAGGTGCGCGAGTTGCAGGCCGGGGGGCGTATCGTGGCGATGGTCGGCGACGGCATAAACGACGCCCCGGCGCTGGCGCAGGCCGATGTCGGCATAGCTATCGGAACCGGCGCGGACGTCGCGATGGAGGCCTCCGACATAACCCTGATGCGCGGCGACCCGCGCGGCATCTCGACCGCCATCGCGTTGAGCAAGGCGACGATGCGGACCATACGCCAGAACCTGTTCTGGGCGTTCTTCTACAACGTCGCCCTCATTCCCGTGGCCGCGGGGATCCTGTACCCGCTGTTCAGCGATGGAGGCGTACCCGAAGGCCTGGGGTGGATCTTTGGCGAGTACGGCTTCCTGAACCCGATGCTCGCCGGCGCCGCGATGGCGTTCAGCAGCGTCTCCGTGATGCTGAACTCGCTCCGCCTGCGCGGCTTCCGCCCGCCCGAGCCGCGCCTTGCGCCATCTGTAACTCAGGCAACACGACAGTCCACCGGGCTGGCAACGTAA
- a CDS encoding metal-sensitive transcriptional regulator, whose translation MTLESVDRKPVDTSSKQEVLKRLSYIEGHLNGIRRMIEEDKYCVDVLKQTFAVRRAIEKMEAMILEGHLHGCVVHGIKDGRENEVISELLELYQLATR comes from the coding sequence AAGCCCGTAGACACATCTTCGAAGCAGGAGGTGCTCAAGCGCCTCAGCTACATCGAGGGCCACCTCAACGGCATCAGGCGCATGATCGAGGAAGACAAGTACTGCGTCGACGTCCTCAAGCAGACCTTCGCCGTCCGGCGCGCTATCGAAAAGATGGAGGCGATGATCCTCGAAGGCCACCTGCACGGCTGCGTCGTGCACGGCATCAAGGACGGCCGCGAAAACGAGGTGATAAGCGAGCTGCTGGAGCTGTACCAGCTCGCAACCCGCTAG